The sequence below is a genomic window from Uranotaenia lowii strain MFRU-FL chromosome 2, ASM2978415v1, whole genome shotgun sequence.
TCATGGAATCCGGGTTCTGGCGGTAAAGAAAACGCTacgaaaactcaaacaataataacaaacagtgagtcgagtgatataagttttgccacggacgtgttccaaaacgacggagtaggcgccgacgccctggccgataccagaatattgggcacgtaagtcacacgcaagctttcctcctcacttccgacatgaaatgagaattcaaattcaaaatttatagccagaatcccaacgattgatgaacgctgtAGGAGTGCATCTGCTTTGGACAATAACACGAATGTCCGAGTGAGTAATTGATGTTAAtattaattatgagaaaatatgttttatgctcctgtatttaattttagttccttgataaagaattaatataattcgaaacgttggatgaagcacatataaaaagtgttataattgacctgataagaccgaaaagccaatacataACCTCAAAAATTATTCCCGGTCGAACAACAAATTAAAACCATACAAAGATCCAAAAGTGTGTATCTTAATAAAAAAGTGTAGTTTAAAACCAATTAATTATATTCGACTTAACAGTAAGTTCAGAAACAAAGAGACGATAAGAGAGGAAAAAAAGTGGACAATAAGCTTCACATAAGCACAGAAATTTCACGCAGATTGATAGATTGTAAGTAGAGGAATAGATTAACAGacataatttagaaaaattaaaatcaataaaattattagAATTCTCTGCGGAAGATGCCAATCAGCATCGAAACGTAGAATCAATCAAAACatcgtttgaagaaaataaacacTGATCTGCGAAAAACAattacattaaatcatccatccataaaaatctcgattttctttagttttgaaaccgtaaaattaatttttaatttttgtatgaaaattgaacATAAACTGTCCCCTAGTTATtgtaaatttgatcatttctaTTTCAGAATAATTTTATAAGGAGGATAGAAATCATTCGTCTCCTTCTTGAAAAGTAAGGGAGGAGAATATATTAAGTGTTTAGGTTACAACTCGCTGAAACAAGTCATCTCCTAAACGTTTTAGGCACCAGGATTTATTTTCCTTTAGAAACAACTGTTACTTGAAGCAtttggagccaaagggataGAAGTGCAATGAAGTTTAGTTCGAGAAAACGCTTTTATATTGTAGTGTGTgtccattttccatacatttttcgaaaatttgtaattatatgtcaaaaactctaaaaatttggataaaaccattaaaaaatgtttggaatatgaagaatcgtttaaCATTCACAAAATCGACTATTTTTGCACTATTTTGGATCTGAGGGCCTCATCTGTATTATGGCCAAGGTCGTATTCAAGGGGCGGAGGCAATGGGAGCAATTGTCTGGGCCCCCGAgtagaattaaaattaaaactactTTAAAGTTCTATGGAACTAGgaaagaaaacgaaaatttgaattaaaatgttagGTCAGGGGCCCCCTGGAAATTatatctcgaatagtttcactCTACTTCAAGTTAAGGGCATAAGCATTTggagccgttcacataccacgtgtcCGCAAAGAGGGGAGATAgaggtttgggtcatgtccacgtggacatacttaccttaaaaaatattttctaaaggtgaataaatattaagatgtttaaatcaaaatcttgaaattgcaaagctttccagttcaagtttaaacaattagtagccacttgaaagcaattgctaaatatgataaattttaaaattttaaacttgttatATATCAGGAAACGCTTATTggtcttttcttttcaaaattagccatttcaataacacgTGTCTGTTCACGTGGATATCCGGGAAACGGGGTACGGGTTtgtcaaatgtccacgcttgtccacggagggggaggaggaggtcaaaaatctaatttttttgtcCACATGGTATCTGAACGGGCTCCTACAGAATTTTTCCCGCAATTTTTGGCTGAACAGATTTTCACAATACCTAGCAATGGACGCGAAAGACCTCTGAGGTTAAAACGTCAATAaactatcgaaaaaaaaattcctggcAGTATAGGGGCAACATCAAATCCGAACAAATCTTAGCAGAATTCGAtgataattcaaacaaaaaatctaaaaaactgAGGAAAACACCGaaaacttttcatattttttaccgaaacacgtcagcagcgttcaaatctctgttcaaactcaaaaaaaatttggataaaacAAGCACAGAAAAACTGAGCCTAAAATTTAgtcattaattttctttttttgtccactttactttgaaaaccagGGATGTCCAAATAAATATGGGGAACCTGGAATGGATACCCTGTAATAAATAGTACATCAATTTctcttatttattgaataaaaaaaatattccagatCTTTGTAGCGAGCAAAGCATTATTCTATGATAAGGAAGTATTTTCttctaatttatcaaaatgtaaCGACTTTTACGAGGAATAGATTcactttttcttagattttgcaaaataaataaaatacagaaataatcagttattgaaaaaaaaaattgaagaaatttgaaaaagtaaagaaagtgaagaaaaacatttaaaatccttttaaagttatttttcttGGGCTTTGTCgggaataaaattaataacacctGGAAATATATAAGTATGAGTATGAATAAtctaagatttgaaattctgaTTGAAACTAATCAAGcccaaatttcatacttttgattctgatgtacattttttaacttatcCTCTActaaatgatcattctcaaataataattatagaaaaaaaaacgctctcAAAGTTCAATTGCGAATTTTATTGAGCTATTCTCTaaacatgaatttttctatattttcaatccaatcttattccaaatttattattctttgtcttgaaaatttgatttccatTCTAAATTACTGTTTTGAAggtaacttttgtcacatttagaagaatttttgacaaaagcttcttaatttttttagaacattatttattttatttacatagtattccgtcttacgacataacttgacgaacataattcctaaaattcactcggtccatggcaaccgttctccaatttctcgggcaccccacgttcgccagatcacgctccacttggtctaaccaccttgctcgttgcgcccctgctcgtcttgttcctaccggattcgtggcgaacacctgttttgcaggacagtcatccggcattctcgcaacatgtcccgcccagcgtatccggccagccttcaccaccttctggatactgggttcgccgtagagtcgcgcgagctcgtggttcatccttcgcctccacactccgttctcctgtacgccgccaaagatggttcttaacactcgtcgctcgaatactccgagtgtacgcaggtcctcctcgagcaatatccatgtctcgtgcccgtagagaacaaccggtctaataagcgtcgtatacaggttacacttcgtgcgagggctaagtcttctcgaccgcagttgcttgtggagtccatagtaggcacgacttccgctaataattcgcctccggatctcacggctggtgtcattgtctgcggtcaccagggagccgagatagacaaagtcttcgactatctccagctcgtcgccgtcgatcgtgaccttgttattactggacaagcgggttcggtcggtctcggatccgcaggccagcatgtactttgtcttggacgtattaatcatcaacccaatccttcctgcttcgcgtttcagtttgcggtagatctcctccaccgccgcagatgatctgccgactatatcaatgtcatcggcaaagcagataagttgactggatctgttgaaaatcgtgccccgcatttcgcccaccgctcgtcgaataacaccttctagcgccacgttgaacatcatgcaggataaaccatcaccttgtcgaagccccctgcgagattcgaatgaactcgacaattcacccgaaatccgcacacagcactgcgttccatccatcgtcgccttgatcagtctgatcagcttcccggaaaagccgttctcgtccatgattttccatagctcgttacggtcgatcgtgtcgtatgcggctttgaagtcgatgaatagatggtgcgtagggacttggtgttcccggcatttttggaggatttgccgtaatgtaaaTATCTGGtcagtcgttgaccgtccctccatgaagccggcctgatgacttcccacgaatctgtttgcttgtggcgttaggcggcggagtaggattcgggacaacactttgtaggcggcgttgaggacagtgatcgctcggtagttctcacagtccaatttgtcgcccttcttgtagatggggcatattaccccctccttccactcctccggtagctgttctatgtcccagatccggattatcaaccggtgtaggcaatcggccaacctgtccgggcccattttgatgagttcagctgcgatgccatccttcccagccgacttgtttctattcagctggcgaatggcttccttaacttcactcatcgttgggagtggctcgtcttcgtcgttggctacgccggcgatgtaccttcccccaccgtcttgatctcctgcatgtgcgccgttcaggtgttcatcgaagtgctgcttccaccttttcatcacctcacgattgtccgtcaggatacccccgtccttatcccggcacatttcggcttgcggcacgaagcctttgcgggatgcgttgagtttctgatagaactttcgtgtttcttgggaacgatgcagctgctccagctcctggagctcctcctcctccaggcggcgctttttctcctggaaaagtcggactcgctgcctcttccgctgtcggtgattttccacatttcgacgggtgcctctctgcactactgccgcccgcgcggcattctcttcgtccatcaccctcctacactcctcgtcgaaccagtcgttccgtcgaggtCGCTCCAcgtaaccgatgacgttctccgcagcactgttgatggctgttttgatggtatcccaacagtcctcgagaggggcttcgtcaagctcgccctctgccggcagcgctgcttcgaccgattgcgcgtagtctgccgcgacctcaggttgcttcagtcgcgcgatatttaaccgaggcgggcgccggtttcgcgtgttgttcactacggagagttttgggcgcatcttcaccatcaccagataatggtccgactcgatgttggcaccccgacaggatctgacgtcgatgatgtccgagaagtgccggctgtcgatcaaaacgtggtcgatctgtgattgagtttggtacggtgatctccaggtgtacttgtgtgggaggcggtgctgaaaaaaggtactacgtacggccattcgtttggaggcggcgaaatcaataagtctaaggccgttttcgttggtcagctggtgcgcgctgaaccttccaattgtcggtttaaattcctcctcctggccgacctgagcattgaaatccccgatgacgatcttgatatcatgttttgggcaacggtcgtattcacgctccagctgcgcgtagaattcgtctttgtcgtcaccggtacttccgaggtgagggctgtgcacgttgatgatgctgatgttgaagaaccggcccttgattctcaaccggcacattcgtgagttgatcggccaccacccgatcacgcgcttttgcatctttcccatcactataaaagctgttccaagctcgtgtgtgttgccgcagctctggtagatggcacgaccatctggatacgttcgtaccgtggagcccttccagcatacctcctgcagcgctacgatgtcgaatttgcggctcttcaattcgttggagagcacgtgggtactgcccacaaaatttagagatcggcagttccatgttccaagtttccaatcgctagtcccttttcgtcgcgtgggtctttgccgatttccatccgaaatttgttgttcgttgttcgttgcttatgttttttgtagtcacaggctcgcaaggcccgcagctaaccccactatctcgcaggaggaccgtcgtgatgttgctgttttgggtcccgaacaccaccaggacgctgttgcactccgcacgccgcccctgacatggagaacagacgcgtacgaagccccctgactcagtctgcatgcgaccaaagcatccaccggggttgggtacccgatctccgctaaggttgctcgcaccccagctagcaccacggggaggtagagaatcggagttgcagacaagaggtgatatgaccactacccgaaggttgggtgtatggggtctcgagttgcacattgtctacttcgctAGCCAAACATTATTTctccaaataaataaatgatttttattttaagtttttattcgcATTACATTTAAAACATTGCAACACATTATatgaacacgattttttttgtgattgtgatatatgaaagtgaaataaacatttggatTAAAATTATGTATAAATAATGTAATTCCTGCTTTCctttgattgtaactttgattttcaattttctgtttgAGTTTCATTTGTAATTTGATAGTACGATTTTAATTACTTTGTATACTTTGTATTGTGGGTctgaataaaatacgatttaaagttttgaattttcctgTTGAACTCTCTggatggaatttgaatttaattctgttgtatttttttcttttagcttCTTTGTCTGAAGTCTTAATGATACCTTCCAGTCGTCATGAAGGCaatatttattctgctttcgATGAAGCTCATACCAAGTGATGcataattaaatgaaaaaagttttaatatcaatctgtatttttttctgatccaGAGATTTTTGGGTGGTGATagttatttaataaattatgaatttaatttagcTTTTAGCAACTCtaaccagcatttttaatttttcaaataggtGATAATTTtttcgcaatgtttgcacgtgatggaTTGTTGTTTGAGGATATCAGACATAATGGTTATTTGAAGGCAATATAACGAACTCTTTACAGTTTCTTTTTATGTATGTAGAATTGCCCGGCCCCCCGATTGCTTCCGGATCAATCCGGGCCTGATTCTGTCTTCAAATGATTTCCAAagaattttttgatgatctggAGCATAAGAGccgtcaaaaattgtaatttgaaaaCGTGTTGAGTGGCGATGACAATTCGCTTGGAACCGTAAAATACCTTTCTTTTATCAGCTCAGTGTCACTGACACCTACCAATTATAACAAAAACCGTGCAatgcttaaagcgtaagattaTGTAGCTATTTTCTATATCTGACTTTGGGTACAGAGGACTACCTGTTAAATTCCGAACgattaacaacaaaaaaaagtttcccacCTTGCCGCCGGCAAGATTCAAATTAATGATAACTCGTTAGCCGCCTTTATAATACAGCCAATTGACTCTTCTAATGATTTGCGGAAATGATGAATAACCGGTAGAACACTGATTGCCGGTATCGGGAGGCAGATTAAAGAATTTAAGTTTGCCGTCATTATTACTAAATCTTCATTCTCACACACTTTACGTTTCAATTGACAGGTAGTTAGACCACCTATCTAGTAACAGTTACTAGCTAGGGCCAGCTAACATAAAACAATCATCTCAAGTCGAACGACGCATCGCATGGTCCAGCATTGTTTCATCGAGCGACGGACGCCAGTTTAGCATTAATTTAAATCCGATGGTCTTTTGTCGTATGCATAATATATGCATAAGCGTGGCGGCAACTTTACGTAGCATTGACCCAAAACCAATTTTAATATCGATTCATTAACGTAAACCTGTGTCGCGGGAAGATGAATTCTAGCTGACCGTTTTGGCCAGACTGGCTAGAACCGGTTGACGGTTGAAAAATGAAACTGGCGATTAAGCGAGCAATGCCTTTGCAATTGTGGAATCAATAACTGAAGTTAATTTAATtccgttaaatttattttggtgaacactaaagagactaaagtaaacaaagaggcgccaTCTGATCCCCTCTAaagtattaaaataaacaacCATGCTGCAGTGTTGCTCCAAGATTAAAGCTTGGTTGggatagaattggaacaaaaacaattgcctgtattgcagttatttattattgaattcgagATCATTTTGTATACCAATGTAgcgttttcttcatactttaaagtaaaaaaacggaaaaaattatttgtcaCGGTTTCGAAGGAATTCTCGAATGTTTTCTGAAACACGTTTTATCGTTTTAGCTGTCTTATTTCACCAGGTCTTCATCTAATGAatgtctttgacaacctttccctTTGACTTTAGTTTCCTGTttatgattgcccagtatttttAAATAGGGCGGAACTGGGGACAGTTGGTTGGCTTAAGGTTTTGGAACAAAcccctttctctgcataccattctggaacgactttgctgtaatgacagcttgTCAAATCTGGCTAAAACATTACGGGATGATCGTGGGATCGAATGAGCGACAAAATTCGTTTTCGGAGACACTCCTTTTGGTAAAGTTCCGACGTCATTGTCTTTATTTGTAACGAaagctttcgtttttttttgccacagctgcaaatgccctgttaaatcataaattttcgtgtAAATTTGTCCCCTGAACCGTAAAATTTTTGGTCTGGGATTAgcccgaagtcagccttgacatacgtttcatcgtccatcagaagacacccgtcgaacttggtcagcacctgaTCGTatagctttcgagcacggattttggccTCCACACTATTCTGTTCTATGGTCCGATATGGCTatttgctagctcgatacgacttgattccATCCGGAAGTATTTATTATGTCTGATAAAAACTACGAAAGGTCAATCAAAAACATAATGAAGAAAAGTAACCTAAGATGAGTTCCTTAAGGCAAATATGAACAGTAGAAGGTTATAACGTCAGGTTTAGATattgcattttcaaaaaaaaaaattctttcaaatgcGATTGACCCCATGTTGTGATTTGGAAAAGTCTCTTATTGGTCATTTACAGTTCAATGGCTTAggttcaattttgaattaatattttttttgttttataatgaTAATCAAAATACACAATTTAGTTCAGCACTAATCCAATTTCAGTAACGTAGGAAAGACATGTCGTGTAGGCGATGTCATAGAATGCAAATCTCGAGTGCAACTAATCACGCCAAGACAGCTGTGACACTTGCAACATGCTTTAAACCAGCTTAAGATATGTTTTCATATTCTGCAAACCAAGATCTGGGTCAAGACGCAAGGTTAACCAGAACTCTACTGATGTGGTTGGGTCAGCATGTTCGGCGGTCTTAGAAGAATTATTTGCATTTTATGTCACATCGATTTCTTGTGGGTTCTTGGTTTATCTGAATTATGGTcgtgtttttaacaaaaaatcgattttttttaacaaaaaaattgtttttgtttcagcAACAATGGCTGCCCGTTTCGCTTGTGTCCTCTTGGCTCTAGCCATGTGCGTCGGTCCGGTTCTGTCCTTCTCGGCCGGAGCTCCAGACACTGCTTGTGACGATATGGTCCCACAGCATCACACCGACCCACAGAAGACCCCGGCCCCTTACCAGATCCTGCTTTCGAAGAAGGGAATCAAGTCCGGCGAAGGTGTGACGGTGACCGTCCAAGGAAACAGTGCCAAGGATACGATCAAAGGACTGCTGTGTCAGGCTCGAGTGGGCAACACCCCGGTTGGATCCTTCGATGTCCCACCAAACAACAACTACATCCAGACCGTGGACTGCGGTAACTCCAAGTTGGTAAGTCGATTCAGTTTTCTAACTTGTTGAGTAGAATAATTAGGCGATCTCGCTCGTCAAGTTTAATTTTCAAGCAATATTCGTGACTAATCGGTAGGATCGCAGCTGGTTTATGCTAATTAATCGTCTCGAAAAATATGGTCAATCACACTCAAGCAGAAGGTTTAATTCTAAAGACTTGTTTATCAGCAAAACCTGTTCTTgcgcaaaaaaaaggaaaaaccctCATTTATCTCGTACTCAATAATTCAGGGACAACAACAGCGCGCATGTTGCTCGTAAAAACTCCATCTGTATTCCCTTGTTCTACAGATAAACTTGACTTAAGAACAAAGATTAAAACTTACTTCTACTAAAACGTTCTCCAAATTTCATCATATATTTCCACAGTCGGCTGTCACTCACAAGAAGATCGCGACCGCCCCTCAGAGCATCTCCTTCAACTGGGTCGCCCCGAAGGGACTGAGCGAGAACGTCAAGATGACCTGTACCATCGCTCTGAACGGAGGCGTCTTCTGGGTCCAGGAAAAGTCCACCGACCTGAAGGTCAACTAAGTCAAGCCAAAAGTCAGTATGAGGTGACGAAGGGCTGATGTGAaggagtttatttttttttgttcgttaaCATTTTGTTTGACCATAAATGACGAGTGAAAGTGACCTTTTTTATACACCTTTCATGGATTTGCTGTTTGAAACAGAAATATGTACTTAAATCGACTATCATTCAGACattacaatattttattttcgcgTTTACCATGAATCGATGCAATATTTGTACTCAAAGTTTAGACAATAAATTGTGTTCCATAAATGTAAAGAAGTGCTTTGTTGTATTGCTAGTATCCGAAATTCCGATAAAACCATTTCAAACAAAGATGAgtgcctgcctcttcttcgatgtccttctggattccattcaagagcctctctgcaaatctcgttctcatcttttcgcagcgtctGCCCGATCCATGCacttacacggaaaataaaaaacaggtaaaatttacctttttgcgaggtgatttttttccacccctttttcgaggtaaattttaccttttttcattcacctagcaaaaaggtaaattttaccttttttcaattcacctagcaaaatagtaaataacaccgttttcccattcactgatttaaaaggtaaatgctagttggtttggtaggtttcttcaataaaaatgaaaacaaaattcattcaaaaatgaatatttatttgaaaaaaatagggactattcattatatttatttttgaaatgtatcaccgtgtttaaaaaaaaaactattgagaTAAGTCCTTTTttcgccaggctcgtggcaattcgGCTCCTTCCGCGCCATAATGGCCACTAATCCAGTCATGTCCGGCTTTTCCGAAATGATATGACATGgagatgacgtggaatacacctcgaagctgggccgatctgaaacaaaagcaaagttttATTGCGAGAACCAGTACAACTAAAttatatctaagaaaacacttaccaatCTGTTCCGATGTTCTCATATTGGCATGAAACAAAACTTCccttctgaacgacaaaacagcttaacctcaaaaaacggattcggcaaatagttacttttgttCGAGAttaattgtaccgttttgtttagctcaatccaggtcaatttcacctcgctacgaggtaaattttactctgtttagatttaccttttttctaggtgaattatactttttattgagctcaattcaggtgaacttcacctcgctacgaggtaagatttaccttttttggattcacctttttttctcggtgaattgtactttatttccaacctcgattcaggtaccttgctatctcggcaaattttacctttttattatttttcgtgtACGTTCCCGAGTCTCGAtttctacacggaaaataataaaaaggtaaaatttaccgagttagcaaaggagaacgctcgtgaaagtcaaaaaggtaacttctacctcttcgaggtgaaacgcacctcacagtgaggtaaaatttacctgaatcgaggttggaaaaaaggtacaattcaccgagaaaaaaggtgaatccaagaatggtaaatcttacctcgtagcgaggtgaagttcacccaaccccctggcaacttgacgtttcccatacaaatcgcgtgtgccagttttttctggttctctggttctgtcaaatcgaaaatcaagcgaCTTAACATGTCGGAAAGGCGCATATGGAAATATGGTTTCTTTTAATcgattcaacaaatgaaaaaaatgttaagaattgaaaattagctCAGTTATACGTAGAATGAATTTGTTTTCAGAAGTTCAGTCGAAGCAAACGGCACACAGACGTAAATCTGTGTGTCCTTTATAAGGTTTAAAACTTCTGGactgatcaaaataattcactAATATACGGCAGATTTTTGGGAAAAGAACCCCTTCCACTGAAACTATTGTTGACGATCGTACACAATAattgtaaaacaaaatattaccacaaccatcatt
It includes:
- the LOC129748670 gene encoding putative defense protein Hdd11, whose amino-acid sequence is MAARFACVLLALAMCVGPVLSFSAGAPDTACDDMVPQHHTDPQKTPAPYQILLSKKGIKSGEGVTVTVQGNSAKDTIKGLLCQARVGNTPVGSFDVPPNNNYIQTVDCGNSKLSAVTHKKIATAPQSISFNWVAPKGLSENVKMTCTIALNGGVFWVQEKSTDLKVN